A stretch of the Hypomesus transpacificus isolate Combined female unplaced genomic scaffold, fHypTra1 scaffold_61, whole genome shotgun sequence genome encodes the following:
- the LOC124465871 gene encoding uncharacterized protein LOC124465871 isoform X1 → MTDCKMFWVGLALTATALLISLCLNVVFCYLRCRERFYRKDTDDDLLYPESPQRESGFSPLFVEDQHQQQENPIYGNINTDRGVPEGNFEEVCYESMTMQRVREVGEPITPVEPDLNYASLDLNMAAQKRKKRRHQQGQNQHQAQARLSQPQSQASAQMGGFLEVEAIVEATLPSRSSSPMASRHSIYLNSQQMALETEEREKEKLRDVERERVRNLSDEGGMQWDVDAQWERARESEWNREYGVNVGEAEREAEIDMKTIHECSDHFCSNLNHEPISEPDEIVKRLAH, encoded by the exons ATGACAG ACTGTAAAATGTTTTGGGTGGGTCTGGCTCTGACCGCCACAGCTCTACTCATATCTTTGTGTCTGAACGTTGTCTTCTGCTAtctgagatgcagagagaggttTTACAGAAAAG ACACTGACGATGATCTTTTGTACCCAGAGTCCCCCCAAAGAGAaag TGGGTTCAGTCCCTTGTTTGTGGAGGACCAACATCAACAGCAGGAGAATCCCATTTATGGTAACATCAACACAGACAGAGGAG TCCCAGAGGGCAACTTTGAAGAAGTATGCTACGAATCCATGACCATGCAACGTGTTCGAGAGGTGGGAGAG CCCATTACGCCAGTGGAACCTGATCTGAACTATGCCTCTCTGGACCTGAATATGGCTGCTCAGAAACGCAAGAAGCGTCGCCACCAGCAAGGCCAGAaccagcaccaggcccaggcTCGCCTCTCCCAGCCCCAGTCTCAAGCTTCAGCCCAGATGGGAGGCTTTCTAGAGGTGGAGGCCATTGTGGAGgccaccctcccctcccgcaGCAGCAGTCCCATGGCCTCACGTCACAGTATCTACCTCAACAGCCAACAGATGGCACtggagacggaggagagggaaaaggagaaacTAAGGgacgtggagagggagagagtgaggaactTGTCAGATGAAGGTGGGATGCAGTGGGATGTGGATGCACAgtgggagagagcaagagagagtgagtggaaCAGGGAATATGGAGTAAATgtgggtgaggcagagagagaggcagagattgATATGAAGACTATTCATGAGTGTTCAGATCATTTTTGCAGCAATTTGAACCATGAGCCGATCAGTGAACCTGATGAAATAGTTAAACGTTTGGCACATTAG
- the LOC124465871 gene encoding uncharacterized protein LOC124465871 isoform X2, which translates to MTDCKMFWVGLALTATALLISLCLNVVFCYLRCRERFYRKDTDDDLLYPESPQRESGFSPLFVEDQHQQQENPIYGNINTDRGVPEGNFEEVCYESMTMQRVREPITPVEPDLNYASLDLNMAAQKRKKRRHQQGQNQHQAQARLSQPQSQASAQMGGFLEVEAIVEATLPSRSSSPMASRHSIYLNSQQMALETEEREKEKLRDVERERVRNLSDEGGMQWDVDAQWERARESEWNREYGVNVGEAEREAEIDMKTIHECSDHFCSNLNHEPISEPDEIVKRLAH; encoded by the exons ATGACAG ACTGTAAAATGTTTTGGGTGGGTCTGGCTCTGACCGCCACAGCTCTACTCATATCTTTGTGTCTGAACGTTGTCTTCTGCTAtctgagatgcagagagaggttTTACAGAAAAG ACACTGACGATGATCTTTTGTACCCAGAGTCCCCCCAAAGAGAaag TGGGTTCAGTCCCTTGTTTGTGGAGGACCAACATCAACAGCAGGAGAATCCCATTTATGGTAACATCAACACAGACAGAGGAG TCCCAGAGGGCAACTTTGAAGAAGTATGCTACGAATCCATGACCATGCAACGTGTTCGAGAG CCCATTACGCCAGTGGAACCTGATCTGAACTATGCCTCTCTGGACCTGAATATGGCTGCTCAGAAACGCAAGAAGCGTCGCCACCAGCAAGGCCAGAaccagcaccaggcccaggcTCGCCTCTCCCAGCCCCAGTCTCAAGCTTCAGCCCAGATGGGAGGCTTTCTAGAGGTGGAGGCCATTGTGGAGgccaccctcccctcccgcaGCAGCAGTCCCATGGCCTCACGTCACAGTATCTACCTCAACAGCCAACAGATGGCACtggagacggaggagagggaaaaggagaaacTAAGGgacgtggagagggagagagtgaggaactTGTCAGATGAAGGTGGGATGCAGTGGGATGTGGATGCACAgtgggagagagcaagagagagtgagtggaaCAGGGAATATGGAGTAAATgtgggtgaggcagagagagaggcagagattgATATGAAGACTATTCATGAGTGTTCAGATCATTTTTGCAGCAATTTGAACCATGAGCCGATCAGTGAACCTGATGAAATAGTTAAACGTTTGGCACATTAG
- the rabep1 gene encoding rab GTPase-binding effector protein 1 isoform X2: protein MAEEASGSARPSQHDGGLQKRVAALEQERAEFIKLKQQLELEFNQKRAKFKELYLSKEEELKRQAASLEGAQAELGRVQTQLTQAQAEMENIKEVATVSESTKQEAIDQVKGQWQEEVASLQAIMKDTVTEYEVQFHQRLEQERAQWAQYREAVEREMAELRRRLSEGQEEENLENEMKKAQEDAEKLRSVVMPMEQEIAALKAKLTTTEDRVKELEASKVKELNHVLEAEKSCRTDLEMYVAVLNTQKSVLQEDAEKLRKELHEVCHLLELERQQHNQLKHTWQRANDQFLESQRLLMRDMQRIESVLSSEQLRQVEEMKKRDQEEYEKEMISQTKERQEEDGDFTEPLDDSFLGLSIEEPHTNHSGHGSMYSLDTEVVAGGPLDPYKDSLRRAQSTDSLGSSSGALPGMQQGLGGHNHKAKSASHLDESDFGPLVGADSGAIEGFGDTVSVSSIQLTAGHFLLTKDQEKAIKAMTPEQEETASLLSSISHAPDTAYLAPSGYRLVSDSEWNLLQQEVKNAGRKLGRRCDMCSNYEKQLQVIQGQEAETKDQVKKLQVMLRQANDQLERTMAEKQELEDSVKQGNEETTVKVLALVQKVQESETLLTTLQQAFSQAKRHTQEQMAVLMQSREQVAEELSRLQKDNDSLQGKHSLHSSLQQQEDFKLPNTVQELQPLVLQLREDIVGVRTAADHLEEKLKAEILFLKEQIQAEQCLKDNLEDTLQLEIEGCKEEIASFSSLKTELERVKAEKEQLERNLAERSRTLESVHSLKTSLEEQIKEVTTAKTALESQALDEKDKAQRLQTELDVSEQVQRDFVKLSQTLQVQLERIRQADSLERIKAILNDTNLTDISHLPET, encoded by the exons ATGGCCGAGGAGGCCTCGGGATCCGCCCGGCCGTCCCAGCATGACG GGGGGCTCCAGAAGCGTGTTGCAGCACTGGAGCAGGAGCGGGCCGAGTTCATCAAACTCAAACAGCAGCTGGAGTTGGAGTTCAACCAGAAACGGGCCAAGTTTAAGGAGCTCTACCTGTCAAAAGAAG AGGAGCTGAAGAGGCAGGCGGCATCTCTGGAGGGTGCGCAGGCGGAGCTGGGTCGTGTTCAGACACAGCTCACTCAGGCCCAGGCCGAGATGGAGAACATCAAGGAAGTGGCGACCGTGTCGGAGAGCACCAAGCAGGAGGCTATCGACCAGGTCAAAGGCCAGTGGCAAGAGGAGGTGGCATCGCTGCAGGCCATCATGAAAG ACACCGTGACCGAGTACGAGGTGCAGTTCCACCAGCGCTTGGAGCAGGAGAGGGCGCAGTGGGCCCAGTACAGGGAGGCCGTGGAGAGGGAGATGGCCGAGCTGAGACGCCGCCTCTCAgagggccaggaggaggagaacctgGAGAACGAGATGAAAAAG GCCCAGGAGGATGCTGAGAAGCTGAGGTCAGTCGTGATGCCTATGGAGCAGGAGATAGCAGCTCTGAAAGCCAAGCTCACCACAACAGAGGACAGGGTGAAGGAACTGGAGGCTTCCAAG gtgaaggagctgaaccATGTTCTGGAGGCTGAGAAGTCGTGTCGCACAGATCTGGAGATGTACGTGGCTGTGCTCAACACGCAGAAGTCTGTACTGCAGGAGGACGCTGAGAAACTACGCAAAGAACTTCATGAAG TGTGTCACCTGTTGGAGCTGGAGCGCCAGCAGCACAACCAACTGAAGCACACCTGGCAGCGGGCCAACGACCAGTTCCTGGAGTCGCAGAGGCTGCTCATGAGGGACATGCAGCGCATCGAGAGTGTGCTCTCCTCGGAGCAGCTGCGCCaggtggaggagatgaagaagagggACCAG gaggAGTACGAGAAGGAAATGATCAGCCAGACGAAGGAGAGGCAAGAAGAGGATGGCGACTTCACCGAGCCTTTAGACGACTCATTCCTCGGCCTCAGCATTGAAGAG cccCACACCAACCACAGCGGACATGGCTCCATGTACTCCTTAGATACCGAGGTGGTGGCCGGGGGGCCCCTGGACCCCTACAAGGACAGCCTCCGTCGGGCTCAGTCCACTGACAGCCTGGGCTCCTCCTCCGGGGCCCTCCCGGGCATGCAGCAGGGCCTCGGGGGCCACAACCACAAAGCCAAGTCGGCCAGCCACCTGGACGAGTCGGACTTTGGGCCCCTGGTGGGCGCGGACAGCGGGGCTATCGAGGGCTTCGGGGACACGGTTTCCGTCAGCTCCATTCAGCTGACGGCgggtcacttcctgttgacGAAGGACCAGGAGAAGGCCATCAAGGCCATGACGCCGGAGCAGGAAGAGACGGCGTCGCTGCTCTCCAGTATTTCCCATGCCCCCGACACGGCTTACCTAGCCCCCTCAGGGTACCGGCTGGTCAGCGACAGCGAGTGGAACCTGCTCCAGCAAGAG GTGAAGAACGCGGGCAGGAAACTGGGAAGACGCTGCGACATGTGCTCCAACTATGAGAAACAGCTGCAGGTCATTCAGGGCCAAGAGGCGGAGACAAAAGATCAG GTAAAGAAGCTACAGGTGATGCTGCGGCAAGCCAACGACCAGCTGGAGAGAACCATGGCTGAGAAACAGGAGCTGGAAGACTCCGTCAAACAGGGCAACGAGGAAACCACTGTCAAG GTCTTGGCTCTCGTACAGAAAGTGCAGGAATCTGAGACGCTGCTAACCACACTACAACAGGCCTTTAGTCAAGCCAAGAGGCACACCCAGGAACAGATG GCAGTGCTGATGCAGTCCAGAGAGCAGGTGGCAGAGGAGCTGAGCAGGCTGCAGAAAGACAACGACAGCCTACAGGGCAAACACAGTCTCCATTCATCCCTCCAGCAGCAAGAAGACTTTAAACTACCCAACACCGTGCAA GAGCTCCAGCCCCTGGTACTACAGCTGCGGGAGGACATTGTGGGGGTGCGCACGGCAGCAGACCACCTGGAGGAGAAGCTGAAGGCGGAGATCCTGTTCCTGAAGGAGCAAATCCAGGCCGAGCAGTGTCTGAAGGACAACCTGGAGGACACGCTGCAGCTGGAGATAGAGGGCTGCAAGGAGGAGATAG CGTCCTTTTCCAGCCTGAAGACTGAGCTGGAGCGAgtgaaggcagagaaagagcag CTGGAGAGAAACCTGGCAGAGAGGAGCCGGACGTTGGAGAGCGTACACAGCCTAAAGACCAGCCTCGAGGAGCAGATCAAGGAGGTCACCACAGCCAAG ACCGCCCTGGAGAGCCAGGCGCTGGATGAGAAGGACAAGGCCCAGCGGTTACAGACGGAACTGGACGTCAGTGAGCAGGTGCAGCGGGACTTTGTCAAGCTTTCCCAGACCCTGCAG GTCCAATTGGAGCGAATCCGGCAGGCCGACTCTCTGGAACGCATCAAAGCAATTCTTAATGACACCAACTTGACTGACATCAGCCATCTTCCAGAGACATGA
- the rabep1 gene encoding rab GTPase-binding effector protein 1 isoform X1 produces MAEEASGSARPSQHDGGLQKRVAALEQERAEFIKLKQQLELEFNQKRAKFKELYLSKEEELKRQAASLEGAQAELGRVQTQLTQAQAEMENIKEVATVSESTKQEAIDQVKGQWQEEVASLQAIMKDTVTEYEVQFHQRLEQERAQWAQYREAVEREMAELRRRLSEGQEEENLENEMKKAQEDAEKLRSVVMPMEQEIAALKAKLTTTEDRVKELEASKVKELNHVLEAEKSCRTDLEMYVAVLNTQKSVLQEDAEKLRKELHEVCHLLELERQQHNQLKHTWQRANDQFLESQRLLMRDMQRIESVLSSEQLRQVEEMKKRDQEEYEKEMISQTKERQEEDGDFTEPLDDSFLGLSIEEPHTNHSGHGSMYSLDTEVVAGGPLDPYKDSLRRAQSTDSLGSSSGALPGMQQGLGGHNHKAKSASHLDESDFGPLVGADSGAIEGFGDTVSVSSIQLTAGHFLLTKDQEKAIKAMTPEQEETASLLSSISHAPDTAYLAPSGYRLVSDSEWNLLQQEVKNAGRKLGRRCDMCSNYEKQLQVIQGQEAETKDQVKKLQVMLRQANDQLERTMAEKQELEDSVKQGNEETTVKVLALVQKVQESETLLTTLQQAFSQAKRHTQEQMAVLMQSREQVAEELSRLQKDNDSLQGKHSLHSSLQQQEDFKLPNTVQELQPLVLQLREDIVGVRTAADHLEEKLKAEILFLKEQIQAEQCLKDNLEDTLQLEIEGCKEEIDILEASFSSLKTELERVKAEKEQLERNLAERSRTLESVHSLKTSLEEQIKEVTTAKTALESQALDEKDKAQRLQTELDVSEQVQRDFVKLSQTLQVQLERIRQADSLERIKAILNDTNLTDISHLPET; encoded by the exons ATGGCCGAGGAGGCCTCGGGATCCGCCCGGCCGTCCCAGCATGACG GGGGGCTCCAGAAGCGTGTTGCAGCACTGGAGCAGGAGCGGGCCGAGTTCATCAAACTCAAACAGCAGCTGGAGTTGGAGTTCAACCAGAAACGGGCCAAGTTTAAGGAGCTCTACCTGTCAAAAGAAG AGGAGCTGAAGAGGCAGGCGGCATCTCTGGAGGGTGCGCAGGCGGAGCTGGGTCGTGTTCAGACACAGCTCACTCAGGCCCAGGCCGAGATGGAGAACATCAAGGAAGTGGCGACCGTGTCGGAGAGCACCAAGCAGGAGGCTATCGACCAGGTCAAAGGCCAGTGGCAAGAGGAGGTGGCATCGCTGCAGGCCATCATGAAAG ACACCGTGACCGAGTACGAGGTGCAGTTCCACCAGCGCTTGGAGCAGGAGAGGGCGCAGTGGGCCCAGTACAGGGAGGCCGTGGAGAGGGAGATGGCCGAGCTGAGACGCCGCCTCTCAgagggccaggaggaggagaacctgGAGAACGAGATGAAAAAG GCCCAGGAGGATGCTGAGAAGCTGAGGTCAGTCGTGATGCCTATGGAGCAGGAGATAGCAGCTCTGAAAGCCAAGCTCACCACAACAGAGGACAGGGTGAAGGAACTGGAGGCTTCCAAG gtgaaggagctgaaccATGTTCTGGAGGCTGAGAAGTCGTGTCGCACAGATCTGGAGATGTACGTGGCTGTGCTCAACACGCAGAAGTCTGTACTGCAGGAGGACGCTGAGAAACTACGCAAAGAACTTCATGAAG TGTGTCACCTGTTGGAGCTGGAGCGCCAGCAGCACAACCAACTGAAGCACACCTGGCAGCGGGCCAACGACCAGTTCCTGGAGTCGCAGAGGCTGCTCATGAGGGACATGCAGCGCATCGAGAGTGTGCTCTCCTCGGAGCAGCTGCGCCaggtggaggagatgaagaagagggACCAG gaggAGTACGAGAAGGAAATGATCAGCCAGACGAAGGAGAGGCAAGAAGAGGATGGCGACTTCACCGAGCCTTTAGACGACTCATTCCTCGGCCTCAGCATTGAAGAG cccCACACCAACCACAGCGGACATGGCTCCATGTACTCCTTAGATACCGAGGTGGTGGCCGGGGGGCCCCTGGACCCCTACAAGGACAGCCTCCGTCGGGCTCAGTCCACTGACAGCCTGGGCTCCTCCTCCGGGGCCCTCCCGGGCATGCAGCAGGGCCTCGGGGGCCACAACCACAAAGCCAAGTCGGCCAGCCACCTGGACGAGTCGGACTTTGGGCCCCTGGTGGGCGCGGACAGCGGGGCTATCGAGGGCTTCGGGGACACGGTTTCCGTCAGCTCCATTCAGCTGACGGCgggtcacttcctgttgacGAAGGACCAGGAGAAGGCCATCAAGGCCATGACGCCGGAGCAGGAAGAGACGGCGTCGCTGCTCTCCAGTATTTCCCATGCCCCCGACACGGCTTACCTAGCCCCCTCAGGGTACCGGCTGGTCAGCGACAGCGAGTGGAACCTGCTCCAGCAAGAG GTGAAGAACGCGGGCAGGAAACTGGGAAGACGCTGCGACATGTGCTCCAACTATGAGAAACAGCTGCAGGTCATTCAGGGCCAAGAGGCGGAGACAAAAGATCAG GTAAAGAAGCTACAGGTGATGCTGCGGCAAGCCAACGACCAGCTGGAGAGAACCATGGCTGAGAAACAGGAGCTGGAAGACTCCGTCAAACAGGGCAACGAGGAAACCACTGTCAAG GTCTTGGCTCTCGTACAGAAAGTGCAGGAATCTGAGACGCTGCTAACCACACTACAACAGGCCTTTAGTCAAGCCAAGAGGCACACCCAGGAACAGATG GCAGTGCTGATGCAGTCCAGAGAGCAGGTGGCAGAGGAGCTGAGCAGGCTGCAGAAAGACAACGACAGCCTACAGGGCAAACACAGTCTCCATTCATCCCTCCAGCAGCAAGAAGACTTTAAACTACCCAACACCGTGCAA GAGCTCCAGCCCCTGGTACTACAGCTGCGGGAGGACATTGTGGGGGTGCGCACGGCAGCAGACCACCTGGAGGAGAAGCTGAAGGCGGAGATCCTGTTCCTGAAGGAGCAAATCCAGGCCGAGCAGTGTCTGAAGGACAACCTGGAGGACACGCTGCAGCTGGAGATAGAGGGCTGCAAGGAGGAGATAG ACATCCTGGAAG CGTCCTTTTCCAGCCTGAAGACTGAGCTGGAGCGAgtgaaggcagagaaagagcag CTGGAGAGAAACCTGGCAGAGAGGAGCCGGACGTTGGAGAGCGTACACAGCCTAAAGACCAGCCTCGAGGAGCAGATCAAGGAGGTCACCACAGCCAAG ACCGCCCTGGAGAGCCAGGCGCTGGATGAGAAGGACAAGGCCCAGCGGTTACAGACGGAACTGGACGTCAGTGAGCAGGTGCAGCGGGACTTTGTCAAGCTTTCCCAGACCCTGCAG GTCCAATTGGAGCGAATCCGGCAGGCCGACTCTCTGGAACGCATCAAAGCAATTCTTAATGACACCAACTTGACTGACATCAGCCATCTTCCAGAGACATGA
- the LOC124465865 gene encoding SLP adapter and CSK-interacting membrane protein-like yields MDLLREYFWLWIIIGMIFVSVVIGLTFYFINRWISKKAEVFRTNSPDHPSNSPEFYVQNNSYHPRDIENDLPPLPPRTQFKTCPEADCYENLAEPPDYVSLDDQIVPPPYIKNLSQECCYDKHSVSSEDYDDIGKNDCNEGRQSEEDYDDVG; encoded by the exons ATGGATCTATTACGAGAATACTTCTGGCTATGGATAATCATTGGAATGATTTTTGTCTCTGTGGTGATTGGGCTCACCTTTTACTTTATCAATAGGTGGATCTCCAAAAAAG CTGAGGTGTTCCGAACAAATTCACCAGATCATCCTTCAAATTCCCCCGAATTCTATGTCCA AAACAACTCATATCACCCAAGAGACATTGAAAACGATCTGCCTCCTTTACCACCAAGAACACAGTTCAAAACATGTCCTG AAGCAGACTGCTACGAGAACCTTGCTGAGCCACCTGATTATGTGTCCTTGGATGACCAGATTGTGCCTCCTCCGTACATAAAAAATTTGAGTCAGGAGTGTTGCTATGACAAACACAGCGTGTCCTCAGAAGACTACGATGATATCGGGAAGAACGATTGTAACGAGGGTAGACAGAGTGAGGAAGACTATGATGATGTAGGATAA